Proteins encoded together in one Shewanella oneidensis MR-1 window:
- a CDS encoding gp16 family protein: protein MSNALKLVQIGKRDLQLDDDMYRNLLEQITGERSAKGLSESQLNAVVDAMKQRGFKPKAANAKGKPKARAAEVAKIRVIWLVMFEQGFVRSKTEVALNTYVKRMTKTSNGQGVDRIEWLTSDKAVQVLEGLKKWHYRCMADAIVARGGRVPANDKLTGPAGYEKLAVYYEENYCGNV, encoded by the coding sequence ATGTCTAACGCCCTTAAGCTGGTGCAAATCGGTAAACGTGATCTGCAACTTGACGATGATATGTACCGAAATTTGTTAGAGCAGATCACCGGCGAACGTAGCGCCAAAGGCTTGAGCGAGTCGCAGCTCAATGCAGTAGTGGATGCCATGAAGCAACGCGGCTTTAAACCTAAAGCCGCTAATGCTAAGGGCAAGCCAAAAGCGCGGGCGGCTGAGGTCGCTAAGATCCGTGTTATTTGGTTGGTGATGTTTGAACAAGGCTTTGTGCGCAGCAAAACCGAGGTGGCATTAAACACTTACGTTAAGCGGATGACAAAAACCAGTAATGGCCAAGGCGTTGATCGTATCGAGTGGCTAACATCAGATAAGGCCGTACAGGTATTGGAAGGGTTAAAGAAGTGGCATTACCGCTGTATGGCCGATGCGATTGTTGCCCGTGGTGGCCGCGTTCCTGCTAATGATAAATTGACAGGACCAGCAGGCTATGAAAAGTTAGCGGTATACTATGAGGAGAATTATTGTGGCAATGTATGA
- a CDS encoding Mor transcription activator family protein, with amino-acid sequence MANSTPTSAKHNAANEENGDFFGYDNVTLEDVTRLVEDEDSSRWPVAMSQLYQLFKRDLARHDVDTKIAISLLNSICKEFGGVQFYLPRGCQLEIEIMNLSIWHEFKGDNVEELARKYNKSMQHIWRVIAKMRSREIKNRQPELF; translated from the coding sequence ATGGCGAACTCAACCCCAACCAGCGCAAAGCATAATGCTGCTAACGAAGAGAACGGCGACTTTTTTGGTTACGACAATGTGACCTTAGAAGATGTAACCCGTTTAGTGGAGGATGAGGATTCATCACGCTGGCCTGTGGCCATGAGCCAACTTTACCAATTGTTTAAACGCGATCTAGCGCGGCATGACGTTGATACTAAGATTGCAATCAGCTTGCTCAATAGCATTTGCAAAGAGTTTGGCGGGGTGCAATTTTACTTGCCACGTGGTTGTCAGCTTGAAATAGAGATTATGAATCTCTCTATTTGGCATGAGTTCAAAGGCGATAACGTTGAGGAGCTGGCGCGCAAGTACAATAAATCAATGCAGCATATCTGGCGGGTTATTGCTAAGATGCGAAGCCGCGAGATAAAAAATAGACAGCCTGAATTGTTTTAA